DNA from Rubripirellula lacrimiformis:
AGTCATTTGGAACAAATGATTCATCGAAAATTCTGCGTCTGAGCATAAAGGCTACAGACATTGTTCGGTAGCGGAAATCAATGCCGCCGTATGAATTGGAGTTTTCGAAAGCACGGGTCACGGAACGGAAAATGTTTGACGCGGTCGTTTCCGAGACATAACGAAGCGCCTCAGCGCGATAAGAGGTCAGCTCTGCAATTGCCCTCGTTTGATGTGGGTTCAGTTCAATTGAGTTGCGATGTCGGTCACAGTTTTCAAGAAATCTTGCAATCGTTTCTGGAGATCTGAGACAGTTTCCGACTACTCGCAATTCGGCATCGTCGGACAGCGATCCGGTGACCAGACGTTTGTCGATAAACGACTCCAGCTCGGGTGAAGTGAACGAGGTGTAGGCAATGCAGCGAAGTGCCGTTTCTCGAAGGAAATTGTCAACGTTCGGGCGATGGATCACTGTTAGGCAACCGTCGACGATTTTACGCAATGTATCCATGTCGTCATCGGGAGGGCGCCCATTGGACCCAATCGCCGTAGTGTTTCTACCTTGCTCCGCATTGTTGTTCTGCGCGGAATTGTACTTTTCTCGAAGGGAGGTCCTTACTTCGCCAATGAGATTCGCAGTCCATGTGCTGGGCAAAGAGTTAAGCAGAATTCTGGCTTCGGACTTAACTTTTATCCATTTGTTAAGGTTCGAAAGACGTGGTAAAAGTGATGGCGCGAGTCTGGGGTAGTCAGCTAGGTATTCTTTCGCATCCAAGGTTTTACCATCGACATTCTCGTACTTCGCCATGTGGCTCAAATCTGCAACTACGGGATGACGAGTCCGAGCCATGCCAGTTGTTCGCAGTTCCACTCTGGCGTTTCCCTGCCCCGGAGTAATCGCAACGTGGAGCTCCGCCCGCTGATTGGGTTTATAGCTTGAAGGGATCGCAATCTGCGACTCCCGGACCTTTTCAAGATCTTCATGATCAATCGCGAGCGTGAGCACTTTTCCACTTGGGATTGAAAGGCCCGTAACAGGCTCAGAGCGAGCCCATCGCTTTCCGCCCATCACGTACGCGTCATCTTCGGACAATAAGGAGATCCACTCAGGTTCGCCAGTTCGACTAATGACGGTGCGCAACAGCGGCAGCTTTGTAAGGAACGATGGCTCCCCATTGTCAATCCGACGGCACTGTTCAGCTGCACCGGTAGCGAGCAAGTCATCGGGGCCCGTATGGCCGGCAACACAAATTTGCGAGGGGGAGACATGTCGACCGACAAATAGTTCACCGAGTGTTTTTCCTCCAATGCGTATGGAGGCTAACTCGCCAGTGACAATCGCGCCGTCAATTTGCCGATTTTCACGGGCCGTCTGTTGGAGGATCCCCTCGATCCACTGTTTTGCGTCTCTGAGGGCGATCGTTGGCCATGCTATCCCTTGGCAATCAACCATCGTTGAATTGGACTGCGGCATTCCCGTGATGACCTCAGGATCATAAGTCGGTGGACACTCCGCTGAATCCATTCTGTGTGGTTGACCTTTCCAATTAGCCAGTTTGCGTTTAATCCAAGGCGTTGCCCACATTTGACGCCAAGCATTTGGCATTGCTTCGCCAGGAACGGCATTATTTACTTGCTCGAGGAGAAGATCCGACATGAAGCCCGCAAGATAAGACGTGTTAGCCCCTTTGTTTTTCGACGTTCGCTTCCGAGCGGGGATGATTGTTTTCTTTCCGGCATCTGGTTCAGCAATCAATTCGATCAGTGAGTGTTCACATCCAAAAAGCCCGAGATGGAAGCAGTGAATCTGCCCAACGGGCTGCCGACTACTGGAGGTCGCTTGCTTATCGCGGAGGAATTTTCCAATGTCTTGGCCAATAAAACGATCGATCCAATATGTTGCTGCCGCGATCGGCAACCATGACAATCGCCACTTGATCCCTGTCCCTGACAATACATTTAGCAAGGTCTGTTGTTGATCCTGTTTAAGCGAATTTGGGATGACCAATCCAACTGAATGGGGCGAGCCAAATTCTCTTACAGAATCGGCCGCAGCTTGGCCGATTGCCTCCATCGGGTCGATCGATGTTTCTGTATCGACTTTCCAAACTTGCTCTCGGCGAGCCAAATCCCAGAGCAGCCCGATCGGCATTCGCCGCGAGAAGCCATCAGCAACCCTGGATTCTGGTGGCCACAGTTCGCCGGATCCAATCGGACTGGCGGGAAACCATTGGTCTAGCTGGAGCCGTTTCTGCGTTGTTGAGACACAAACCACAGCCGGTGGGACGGTTTTGGTCCCATCAACCGGAGTTTTATCAATCGCTTTGCCTGTTGCAACCACGTGAGCAGATACTGGCTCCAAGCTAAGTCCTAACGTCTTTTCATAGGACATGTCGAAAACGCTCCATCAATAATGCATTCCAGTCGTCTCTGAAGTCTTGCAGCATCAAAGGCGTTGAAGCCCACGCGACTGAGCAACTCAATTCGCCCGATTCGATACGGTCGCCGCCTCCAGTGACCACCAAGGATTTCCATCCAGGGACGTGGCCCACATGTTCCATCGCGTTCACCAAGTGTTTTGCGGTGGTGGTTGCCGTACTTTTTGGGGAAAGCGGATCCAGGTTGGACCAGATCGCGAGCCCCCGACACTCTTGTCCGATGCACGCGACAACAAAGTCAGGACAGCATCGAGATATGCTTTCGGGTACAAAACTGCATTCTCGAAGCTGACGCTGTGGTAATAGGTGAAGAGTCGAAACCTTTCCACCGAAATGAACCCACCAAGGACCAATCGAATTTAAATGGCTAAACCGTCCGCAGTTTGGTTCATCAGACAGTGATAACAGGGTCCTGTGTGCTGGAGACTCAAAGGAAAAGGACGAGAGTGAACTCGCAATTCCGAACCAAAGCCACTCACTCCAAAGCCGATCTCTCCACATCCACGTTGATTGAGTTACTTTTTCGTGCCGAACAAGTCGTTGATACGCGTCCCACAGAACTGAGTAACGTTCTTCATGCTGCAAGACATAGTTAGGCTGTGCCGTACCAACTAGTTTCCCAACGGCTGAAATTGCAGAGCGCCGAATCAACCGATCGCATAGCTTCACAAAAGTTTTGACCTTAAGATAACGTTGGCTTGCTTCGAACTCATTGTGTCTGGCGATGTAGATTTCACCGGCACGCTTGCATCGCCGAAGAAGGTCGAGGGCGACTCGATTTTCGGGCGTGTTGCAGTCTTCTCGGCGAACAACTGCCATTAGTCGCTGGCGTGGGCCTGCCTTCTCGGCCAGCGTTCTTCCCGGCTGGCGACTCATCCAGCGGATGCAGGCGGCATCGACCTGTTGTATTCGAGTCGCCAACTCGAGTTCCCTCTGCCGCCGGAGAATCACTCTTGGCTTTCGGCATACATTCTCGAGGACGTCTGGGATTTCATCGGCAAGTCGAACGATCAGCGACAAGGGCGGAACTTTCGAATGCCCAACTTGGTTCCACTGCTCACAAACGGACTTTGTCGACCGAAAGCCAAGGCCGCGATAGTCCGTCTCAGTGAATGGCCCAGTCGTCTGCCTTGTCTGAAGCAACTGATAGACCAGGTCGGAATGACGGTCGATAAGCTTGATGGCCTTCGATCCCTTTCTTGCATCATCTTCGAAGCCAGACGCGGCTAGCAAGTCATTCGCCTCATCGTCCTCGCCGCTGCTGTCCAATTTTTCAACTTCGTCTAGCAGACTTCGTGCCGGAAGCCGTTGTCGGTCGAGAATCTTAAGGTCACGACTACCCGCGGGGCCTATACATCTGACGATCGAGATGCCGTCACTAGATTCGTAATTCTTCGGCAGCTCAAATCGACGCCACAAAGAACCATCCCGTTCAATCATTTCGCCGACGGATACAAGCTCGCCTAGGCTGGGACTGAAGACTTGTTCAAACTCAGCATCGACCCAGAGAAAGGTTCTTAGCCCGTGGCTTTCTTCATGTGCACCCTTGGATGACGGCCAGGGTCCCCTGGAAAGAAAGTAAAGTGCCTCAGTATTGTCGGTGGTGGAGGGTTTCACACTGCTTGCCCCTCAATTGCCCGATCAACGCCACTCCAGGCAATCTGGTGGCCATTACGGCTTTCTCGTAATGCTTCCAGAAATTCCGCGTCCTCCAGTTCCTCAATGACACCGCGAATACGGTCCAAGGCGTCGCGAACCTCAGGATCCGATGGGTCGAGTCCTCGAAATTTGGGAAGTAACTTTTGCTCAATCTGGTCAGCCATAGCGCAATTGAAGGTTGCCTCACCAATTCGGGGATAGTTGGCGACATAGGCCCGAATCGCTCGGCTGGTCCGGTGAGCGAAGGGGCGTCGAATAATCGACATGGCCTCGTTCAAGGATTCGATTATCTCGTCGGTTCGTTCGCGATCGTGGTCCATGTCCTCTGTCGGAACCAACCAATCGTTCCAATTGCTGGCGGCTAGACGAGCAGAGGGGCGTGCGTACGTGTCACCAGTGTTTTCAAGACTCAACGTTTTGGGACGTCCGAAGCGGAGTAGGTTAGATCGGTCAATCACTTTGTCTGACAATGTTTGTGTTGTCTCGTCTTCGTTCATCGTTCCCACAAACAGCACATTTGGCCCAACGAAGACGTTCATTGTCGGGCTGCCGATCCCGGTTCTGCCGATTTCAAGTGACAGTTCAGCCTTACGCCGCGATTCCGGATTGTTTGGATCCACACCGCGACGAGTTTCTAACTTGCTTAAGAAATCACTGAAGTAGTACTCGACTCGGGCAAGGTTCATCTCGTCTAGCAGAACTAGCAGCATCTGACCCGATAAGTTTTGGTGTGAATCCGGTATCGATGACGGCCAACCTCGTCCTGCTTCTCCGGCATGCGAGTCCATTTGCACGAGTGCCCGGCCTAGCTCTGTAGCGCGAAATCGATTTTCGAGGTAGTTGAAAAATCCGAACATGTCTTGCGGACTATCCCATCGCGGTTGGACAGCCAACGGCAGGAAATTCATTCCTACGGCCTCAGCGTATCGTCGCGGAAGTTCGCTCTTACCCGTGCCGCTGATACCTGCAAGCACCGCAAGCGGCGATGCTTCCGCAACTTTCAGCGATGTGTGAAATGCATAAACCATGCGTCGGCTGAAATAGAGTCCGCAGGATTTGAGATAGGTTTCCACCTTTTCCAAACACATCTCTTCAGAATACTTGACTGCAACCTCTGCTGGTGCAATGACCGGCTGCCAAAGCTCGGAGGTTCTTTCCGCGTCGTCGCCACCGCCCGTCTGCTGAAGTAGGCGATCCCAAACCTTTTCAAGTCGCTCAATGTCCTGCTTCAATTGTAACTTTTGCTCCTTAAGTCCGTCAACTTCACCGCCGAGCTTCGATTGAGACTTCTGCAGTTGCTCGACATTTGTCGATAGTTCCCTAAGACGCTGGTCTAGCGAATTGGCTTCGTCAATCTTCTCTTGGAGGCCAACTTTCGCATGTTCAAACTCAATCTGAAGACTCGTCAGTTGTTGATCAAATTCATGTTGCGTTTCGTAGAGTTGCTTTCGCCTCTCTTGTTGGACGCGTTCCTTCTGTCTTGAAATCTCGCCCTCTAATTCCCTGAGGCTGCTCTTCAGTTCATCTCGATGCTCTTCGATTTCTCTTTCGGCTTTGCGTTTGGCTTTCATGAAATTTTGGTCCAAGACACTAAGCCGTTCTACCGACTCACCGACCTTCTTGTTGTACTCCCTTTGAAGTGTCGCGACCTGCTTCTCAATGCCTGCAATCTCTCCACGCAGACCGTCACGACGAGACAACAATTCATCGATCTGTCCACGGATTTCTTTACCGAATCCAATCAGTTCTCGAGCTCCTTGCACCTCACTTTCGTACCCCTGCAGCAAGCTTTCCGTTTCCGCAATCTTGATGCGAAGATTTTCGAATTGCGTTGCGTCGGGCAACCGTTTTTCACGTTCGTGGACCCGTTTCGCAGCCGTTCGGTAGGCAGAGAAACAGAGTCCTGTCACTAGCAGTGCGATGAAAATTGAGACTATGCTGAGCAGGCTAATAAGTTGTTCCCAGATCATTGTTGATCCTCTGTTGCATCTTTGAGATTGGGAGAGCCTAGTGCACTCTCAGCATCCGTTTCTCCAATTGATTCTTCTTTCGATTTGGGATCATTGGTTATCACCTCGGAATCTCCCACAGGTATCCGGGAAGACTCACGAGAAGCTGCAGCCAACTCATTCTCGATTGCATTCCTTCTCAATTCCAGCTTCTCTAGATCCAGAACGAGTTGCTCTCGTCGATCAGAGAGCCTTTTCGCTTCCGATTGGATATCAGCAAGAATATTCCGTGCATTTTCCGTTTGCTGTTTGACCCCAGCCAATTCGATTTTGGCGGTAGCAAGCATCGTCGTCCGGTCATTGTTCGACTTAAGTTCAGTTTCTTGACGCTTTAACTCGGCGATATTGTTTGCTAGCTGGGCGGCCGATTGTTCGAGCAGCTTTTCAGTCTCGGTAATTTCGGCTTTAGCGGATGTGTATCCTCGCTGAAGCTCACCTGTTTCGTTTTTCAGGACCAGTTGCCTTGCCTTTGTAACTTGTAATGAAGCCTCGGCTACGGCTAAGTCGTCACGGGCAATTTTGAGTTCTGCAAGCGTTGTTTCCATCAATTGCTTCGCCTCCTCTGTTCTCTTTTGTGATTCCTTTTCGGAAAGAGACAGTTTTGAAATCTGGCTTTCTCGCATGGCCAATTCAGAACGCTGTGTCTCTAGGCGCTCCAACTGAGCGGAAGTCAATTTTTTCCATGAGCCAACTTGCTTTTGGTAGTCGTTTTGAATCTGCTCGTAGTTTTCCAAGGTAGCATCGCGTTCGATCTGGTCTTCCATCACGCTCAAATGCGATCGCAACGCAACGATCTGGATGATCAGTACCAGCGTAAATATCACCAAGCTGCTAGCGAATAGAGTAGTTGACGGAAACTCGCTCGTGATTCCCTGCTCGTTAGTTTTACTAGCGCGTGAAAACGCTCTCTGCAAAAGATTCGGCTTGGCCTCGCCTCTTTTTCCTTTCTGGTGCGATGACGTTTCAACTTGAACATTTGTTTGGGTGGAGACGTGATCTAAGTCGGGATCGGGTGTGATCAACGGTGGATCGTTAAACATCGATTCAGTATCTGTGCCTCCGAAATGATCGTTGCCGCCCATCCGAGATGACTGCTGCTTCAGCAGACTCTCATCATCGGATTGGTCATCCGACTCGCGAGAAAACGTATTCATGCTGTCGTTCTAGTTCGAGGAATCATTGTCATTCACACTTCGCATGCGGATCTGCTGAGAGTTTGGCATATCTGGCGTCTGGATCATGGACTCGGCGACAGGAAGGCGTTCGATTTGCTCCGCGAGAGTGTCACTGCTGCCAGATCGAACAAATCCTGAGACCTTTCTGGAGTCAGGGTAGTTCACTCGAAAGATGACCTTCGTACCCGCATTACTCAAAACCTGGTCGTGAAAATCTCGGACATCCTGACTCGCTACTACCACTGCAATTCCGAACTTTCGCCCTTCTTTCATGATTTTGGGCAGTGTCACATCCTTAGCCAAACGATGTGCCTCATCCAACACGATCGCAAGCCGGATCCTGTCAGCTGTACCCCAAGTAAACATTGCTCGATAGAGTTTGCGGAGAGTGAACGCGCCAGCTGCAAGCTGAAGGGTTTCACTTTTCAGTTCATGCACATCGATAACCGCACCCTTTGTGAATTGCTCGGAGATTCCTTCTGTGGGATTGTCCGCAAAGAGTCCGAATTCGAAGAGTGGTCTGCATCTTGCGATCACATTCTTGACGTTTCCGTCGCCTTCCTCTTCTCGCAGGAAATTGGCGACTGAAGCAAGCGAAGGTGTCGCTCCAGCTGGGACTGCTGCGTAGGCACGCTCGAATGCTTGATAGATGGCATCTCGCTGGATATCGCCCAAACCACATACGTATTGGCAGATTTCAGCAAGTTCCCAGATCCCCTCTTTCGCCCTCGGTCCGCTTCCGTTTTTGGGTTCCAAAATGGAAAACGGCAATCCATCAGCAGCATTCAAAATTGCTGGTTTTGCAAGTTGGTTGAACGGTCCGTCTGGATCGGCAAATTCACCGTGAAAGTCCAGGACAAGTGCCGGAACACTTTGCGTGGTCAGTTCGCACAGGATTCGAGTCGTCGTGACAGACTTTCCTTGTCCGGGGATTCCGATAACGAAGAGGTGAGGGCTACCTGAAACCGACGGCCTCCAGTACGCGGGGCCTGATTCTCCGTCGCCCAAAACGATCGCGACGTCTCCTTTCCTCATATTTGTTGAATCAGAATGAGAGGAGGCTTGCGAAGCCTGATCTGTGAGATCGTCAGCGGGCCTTTCGGGCCCCGGCACCTCACAATCAGGCTCATCGAATGTCGGGACTTCTACCAGATTGTCTTGGTCTTTGACTTCTTGGTGCGAAACGAGCGGTTCGACCGGGAGGTCTACTTCACTCCGGGACTCCAGTACAGGTGCGTTCGCATCGTCATCCTGGAACAAGTCCTCAAAGAGGTCGTCTAGCTCCGAACGTTCGGGAGTCTGGGGCAGTGCAGGCGTCGGAGGCTGCTTAGGCGGTGTCTCGTGGACAATTGGGGAGGCTGAGTTGGCGTCCCGTAAGTCTGATTGAGAAGCTACTTTCTGTACGTCGTCAGAGGAAGCGATTTCTGATGAATCAACAGGCATGGCCGGTTCCGACGATGAGCGATTCTCCCCGGTCGTTGAGCCTGGCTCAGACGGTTCTTTGTCAGTGACTTCATCGAGGCCTTCAAAAAGGAAAGCCTGTTCGAGACTTGGGTTCGACGTTACGGATGCCTCAAAATCCAAGCTGATATCGCCGACGACCTCAATTTCGAGATTGCCACGGTAGAAAACTTCAGGCATAGCCGATGTGCAGACAACGATGCCCCTCTGTGTCGTTTTGATTTTGATTTGACCGTTCGTCAGACGTTCTAGGATCGCATTCCAATGATCCGTATCCGTAACGGTTCCAAAACCTTGGGCACGGCGTAAGTGATATTCGAGAATTTGGCGAAGCCGATAAAGCTGAATTGGCCGGTCGTACCGTTTGGTGTTGCACCAAAGTGACTGAACGAGCCGGTCCGTCGATTCAACTTGTTCTTGAATGGCGGCAAACACATCTGGCGAAGGACGGTGTGTCCGTCCCTTGACTTCAATCAATTCAAATTCAATTTCGTTCTGGCTGCTCGGGCGGACAAGTAAAAGATCGCATCGCCGTCGCTTTTCCGGTCGCCCCTTGCGTCGAAAAGGCGTAAACATTTCGATGTGTGAATCGACAGGGACCAAGATAGTATCGTTCAGTTTGCCATCAAAATGCAGTTTCTCGACGGCAATGGCCAGGGCCGCCGCTTCACGCTGCGACGAGCCAGAACTGAGTGCGCGAAGTGCCAGGCGACCGCTTACCTGTTGAAGCCGATGCAAGACACGAGTTACAGCCGTGTCCGAAGCATCGAATCCAAGATCGCTAAGCGTCTCGCTGATAACCTGCTCGGCCTCTTCGCGATGGCCGGTAGTGACAAACAATCGTCGGGAAAGCCCATCGGTAATGTCAG
Protein-coding regions in this window:
- a CDS encoding DUF2357 domain-containing protein; translated protein: MKPSTTDNTEALYFLSRGPWPSSKGAHEESHGLRTFLWVDAEFEQVFSPSLGELVSVGEMIERDGSLWRRFELPKNYESSDGISIVRCIGPAGSRDLKILDRQRLPARSLLDEVEKLDSSGEDDEANDLLAASGFEDDARKGSKAIKLIDRHSDLVYQLLQTRQTTGPFTETDYRGLGFRSTKSVCEQWNQVGHSKVPPLSLIVRLADEIPDVLENVCRKPRVILRRQRELELATRIQQVDAACIRWMSRQPGRTLAEKAGPRQRLMAVVRREDCNTPENRVALDLLRRCKRAGEIYIARHNEFEASQRYLKVKTFVKLCDRLIRRSAISAVGKLVGTAQPNYVLQHEERYSVLWDAYQRLVRHEKVTQSTWMWRDRLWSEWLWFGIASSLSSFSFESPAHRTLLSLSDEPNCGRFSHLNSIGPWWVHFGGKVSTLHLLPQRQLRECSFVPESISRCCPDFVVACIGQECRGLAIWSNLDPLSPKSTATTTAKHLVNAMEHVGHVPGWKSLVVTGGGDRIESGELSCSVAWASTPLMLQDFRDDWNALLMERFRHVL